taccagacttgtctcggaggataaaaacactgacttgacacatcggctagccaccacaagtcattgtataggcaagatacacgttcgtaaacctcaaacgattttgaattgaagtgaacgtggggggggcatcccaagcggattgattaacgccagaaactttatcctttatcctttatcgttCAGTATTCAATATAATTCACAAATTATCTTCATACATCGAGTAGGATCGCGTTGGttgttgaaaatgaaagaggtCGCCTCTCGTACAGCGGAAGACGAGTAGCTTTATTGAGGACgaataagaaaagagaatgtcAACATAAAGACAACAAGGTGGCAACACAATAATACAACGTATCCAGCGCGAGTTTGTATTTCGCGAAAAATACTGTGAATATCTTATCCTACACACTGTCGAAACGTTCTCTTCACCTCGATTGTGGCATTATTGTAAAATGAGTAAATTTTAGTGGTGAAGTTGCAATATAATTCACAAATTATCTTCATACATCGAGTAGGAACGCGTTGGTTGTTGAAGATGAAAAAGGTCGGCTCTCGTATTCCTGCCGTCTTTCTGAGAAACAGTGTTATGTGGGCTATTGTGGTAAAGGATTTTTGATTCCTGCTTGTTCGCAGACCTGTCTTACATCTACTGTCTTTCAGTACTGTTGAGGATTACCTCTGTAAAAAGTTTGTGAATGACTGAAATTAAGCAAATTTGGCGATGTTACCCACCCATAGGAGACAGATGACTAATCCAAATGGGAAAGTGTGGAGATGTGGTCTCGGAAacgcctttttttcaaagtctgAAGTGAGTCTGTATTCAGCTCATCGCCAGTTGTTGTAGATGTCACATGATGAAACGTTGTCACATAGATTGACAGCTCTGCAGCACCGACATTGTAGTTTGAAAATCATTCGGAGAACTCTCTTGCAACCTTCATTAAAATCCTCCCAAGGTTTTTCACGAGGCATCGCAGTTCAGACTTCctgaagaactgaaaaaagaaagagaggagTGAACTAAGTTGAACTCCAAAAGTAAATCTAAGAGAATGTTAGTAGTGAAGCTGGCTACATACATTGCGTTTGTGGAGAATTACATACAAGAGGAGAATTCATTAACGTCAAGAAGCGTTTGACTAACATTGACCGATGTGACGCTGAAGAGCACTCGGCCGAAGTAGTCCGTGATTACGACCGCTGCGATCCTCCCTTCTAACAGGCAACACGACTTGGCCTCGGCTcagaattatgaaatctgCATGTGGCTATCTACTGCTATGAAATGCATCATGTCTAGTACAGTAAAAGAGTATGCCAAAGTTATTGTTCACAGAGGTATCAAAATTTCTCATTACATTGTGTAATGAGAAATTTTGATACCTCTGTGAATCTAGTGGCTAACGTTATACTTATTTTAATATTGCTTCTATATTGTAACGCTTACAGAACCAGAACGATATCATTCAATTTGCTTATTGTTTCTCATCTACAACATGAGGTTTCTCATGAGGTTTAATAAATCTGACATCTGACAACAAATCTTAACAAGGAGACCATAaatgaacaataaaacaatgaaCCATAACAACAAATGATGGTCAACGATGTTAAATTATGGTTTCATACATCAATCACACAGGCACAGTTTTATCCCTCTACAACATACACCATAATCATCAGCCAAACAGTTTAAGAAGGTTCTACAATGTAAGACGAAATtcaggaagaaggaagaggtaTGCTGCATGTAAGCGAGTGGGTGGTTCGGGATCGTCgttagatacttagatacttGGTTGAACCGTCTTCACGGGACgtgctgagctctcagctggtcgatccgtgtagcgaacacgtcacaccatctcgttggcggtctccctcgagggcgtttagcatctcttgggatccactctagcattcttttagtccatctatcgtcgattcttatGATATGACCGGCCCacctatgttttgctttctatacatattccgctgggtcgcgaagacgggacattcctcttacgtcggagctgcgaagaccggctagatgttgtgtgcgccggttaaacttcagaaaacatCTCTCAAgagctctgtgggtagtaagtaccttcctagacgtggcagcggtgtctgcccacgtctccgctgcgtaacagagcgctggaagaactgtcgagttgAACAGATGgacacgaagatcttggtccgtcatttggtccgtagcttcactgacggctgcgaatgctgcccatgctgctctcattcttctattcagttcttccttcaagtcgttttccatgttcatagaacgtctgagatatacgtatgacggagtttccacgatttgggagccttcaagttgtactcctccgtcctcgcagtgggcgttcttcatgaactgtgtcttctttctgtttattcgtagtcctattctcttccctgcttcgttcaattcgttgagcatcgtttctgcttcattggtactgctcgaaaagagaacgatgtcgtccgtgAAACggaggttcgagagaaatcttccatcaacacgtatgcccctttcttcccaggatagtgatttcattatccattgcaatgcagccgtgaacagcttcggcgatatagtatcgccttgtcgtaccccctttccaatgggtatggtgagagggcggtggaaaagctgtatcctagttgtgcatcgttcgtagcaattggctaatgtcctcacatacgacgcgtccacaccttggtcgaccagcgctgacagtattgcattcgtttctacgctgtcaaaggctttctcatagtcgacgaagatTAGAACAAGAGGCAgacggtattcccggcaaacctctatgaccctcgacacggtctggatgtgatcaaagcagctgaacccctggcggaatccagcttgttcttgaggctgggcttcatccagcgtcctagatatgcgcgtgatgatcttggtgagtactttgtataacacgctcaacAAGCaaatcggacggtagttccgaaggttcTCTCGGCcaccttttttttatggataagaacgctTCGCGAGGTTTTCcgctggtctgggatcctttctttctgaaggtaggatgtcatgtgcgctggtaagattacatgaagcggatggccaccagcccgaagaaagtctgctgatataaaatcaggtccgggggctgtgccaggtttcatgctcttgatagcgactcgtacttccgaagggagaacccgtggtggagcttcaccagtggggatgatcgggcttgacacaggagttgatgaacggaaaaggttcgagtagaacctctccgtattgatttccatctcacgacgagaagacgtgcgagtcctgtcttcgctcagcaaggttgctagcggaatatattcacggagatccctgcggcacttctttagactcgttcttctttgtgctgctttcaGATCCTTTTTCTACCtatacttcaaaagatcctccctcaacgcttttctgcagctagtgtttgctactaatcgctcaatgtgcgatgcattcggatcaagcctcaaagcccttcttctttccaacaattccttggtggtcttcgaaattcgatccaagttgtCGTGCGCGGCATTGACGCATGCTCAGCACAGGTTCCTAATGTTCTGAGCAGCATCttgtagtccacgtttgggtcctcctcgatgtgccagtcaccttgggacaaggagtcctcgagtacgcaatcgtcgcaGACGACTgctttccttcttcgttgccgatagcagattttcttttccatcgtgtggctaagtcgtattttcgcacgaaggagacggtgaccaggaccactacaaaaggatggtactactgagacgtcaagttgacaccacctccggttggtgagtatgtggtcgatctccgcacgagtcgcgccattgggcgattcccatgtccaccgacgatgatcttttttcatgaaaagagagttcccataaaagaggcgagcggcggacaacagtccagcgagacgattgccatttccATTCTGGttccctagtccaaatcttctaatcctgtattcctcttctatGGCCTTtgctagttttgcgttgaagtctccgacaacgaatttgtagaaggacttctctttgcggattacttcctccagctcctcgtaaaacacgtccaattcggaatcatcagctgctgatgttggtgagtagcagttgatgatactaaTAGGTTGatactgctaagattcaccaccgtcttggcaaaatgtcgcaaggtggctccctgatccatataggttgggcgacgacctgtggtgaaagctaagctcgctgtggcatggctgcttagtttggggaaaagtctttttgccactccagcatatacactgcctcagtactctgcacactgggccctgccgtctcagacgtcggacggtatggcgaccggtgagaggcgatcaaatctcaggttgctcaggaatttcattgattctggaccaaggagacacacgcacgactcgccatggagactgtctcagactgtgtacctACAACGCTAGAACAGTGTCCActgacgctgacctgcatgcccttctcggagctgcagagcgtatcaaatttcacgtgattgctctgcaggagaccaagtgcagaaggagcgacgtacgacagatgaactacggtacactcgtcattcgtggagagaaggttccgttgcgaaatgtaggcggtgttggttttgttgtgcacccatctgtcgtccatcttgtcgattctcacgagatcctgtcacctcgtctggtcATTCTTCTccccgccctctgcgccaaaaccCATCAGATCGTCTTTAGAAATCCTAAAATCCGATGTTTAGTAATTTCATTCGCTTAAAACAGCTATTCGTAAGCGAGCGATGTTGGTGCACAAAATATAAACAGAGCACACGATAAGGTGAAGTTGGTTTAACGTGAAGAGATTTAATTGAGGGGTTTCATCATGTCGACCGGTAGGTACATTTATTAATGCTCCAAAGGCCCTGCCTTTTCATCTCCTTCATCTGCTTGTAAACTACCTTTGCctatgttcgactgtctttgaatcttggcgtGTTGAATACATCGATTTCCGTGAGGTGCAGTCAAAGGTTGTTATTCATCTTTACTAGCggctaatgtttcggcgttatcgccttcgtcgcagccggaaaaatcaaagcaatcagtgatttatcctctcaaccTCGTCACCCTACAGGAAGCATTCAAACAATAAGCGTACTCAACACACTGGTTAGTGCTTACCTCACTGGTTCCTTGCTTTGATTCTTTGTAAAGAGGGATAGAATCAGGAGGCAAAACATGCAAACCGATAAGCGAGTATGGAGAATGTGCTACAAAAGGGCTTGGAGGATCTAGTATTAACCAGTGCAATAGGAAATCATCAGAACAGCTCTTTAAGAATATTGCCACAAACGTGCTATGTTGCTAAAAAAGCACACAAGGGTAATTCGGTAGAATCACTTGCTCAGAAATTCAGTCACACGCTAAGATGCATTACTCCACCATTCACCATTTGAAAGATGTGCCGTTTTGCCGCTAATGATCACGTTCTCACGGTAGTGAAAGTCATTTCACTCTTGAAGAACTCTTTGCGAAAATGTGAAGATCTGCTGGTAAGTGTACCGCTCTTACCAGCATACagtccagttttttttacgaagatgACCTGCGGCATGGAGGCACGTGAACTTGCAGTTCGGCATTTGTTCTAATATTAGGAAGGTCGTATGCTGCTACTCTTGCTTCACAGTGCATTGTCTATGAATGCGATAGCTGCTTATGCACTCTGAATCCTGCACATCCATGAAATTCGACGAACAGATGGTCGGCTGGTAAATATATTTCTTGAGAGTTCACTCTTGGCCCGTAAGCATTTATTTCAAGCACTATGCGGCTTATATACACGGCACAATAAACCGAGGAATGCATATGAATGTGACCTAAAATATCCTTTCGACAAAAGCGAGACAAAATAAAGGTTGCTCATTTCACATATAGAAAAGTGATTCATGTGGAAGAATCACaagaaatttcacagaaagaaatgaatcacaATGCTTTCGTGGAAGGTTAGTGAAATTCTGCAGATTGCAGAAAAATATAGCCttgaacgagttttttttaaagtatcaCTCTTGCAGCAGAATATTTATCGTATTCGGTTTTTCATGGTCATCGAAGTTTTTCTGAGCTCTGTTCTTCTGACAAAGTACCGCGGTAGAACCAAACATGAAGATGTGTGTATTCTTCCAACTCCAAACTACGAAAACCTTTACCTGTAAAGTGTGCCTTCGTACAGTAATGAATAAAGTAATCCTCCCTAAATGATACATTGGGTATTTATAAACCGAGAGCAACTTCGGACTTACTTTTGAGCTCACAAAGCTTAGAGAGACAGTTGACGGATAGTTTAATGATTTAAATTCGTTTTCATTCCGCATTGGCCAAAATACGACTGCGATAGTACATTCGCAAAACTTCGGCAATTATACGACCAAAATAACCGCACATGAGAACTGATATGGAGCAACAACTAGCTGAATTGAGAAGAGGAACGGAAAAGGTTACCTACAACTTGAGGTTTGTCCTCTGATCTCTTTGTGAGCTGCCCTACTATCTGAGGAACGACGGGCGTGTCATTTCATAGATTCTTCCTATCGATGTCCTACATGACATTACGTCAATAAAAAGTTGCACGGCACCCGGTTCCCATAGGATCAAATCTAAAACTAACGCAGACCCTCGTGGTCAGCGGCAATTGGAATCCGCACGACATCGACAGGTAACCGAATCTGCCTATTGTCTCTCATTTGCAAGCTATTTACAAGGGCTGTGTCCGCCTAAGCCTCTCCCATCTCGTTGGTGGACTCCCTCGAGTGCGTTTGACACCCATTGGGAAGCAACGGAAAGCAAGGGAAATTTAGTGTTGTTTTAGCTCATCTATCGACGACTCTCCTCATAATGTCACCACTATGCTATGCTGTGGTTGTCTTCTGACaaagtataaaggataaagtctctgacGTTCATGAATCCGTTTGGAAATCGCCACTACAATGGACACGGCAATTCTTCGccagaaaacgaaagaaaatgtggatccacgtttttttcgttttttctccataaCTAGATTCATTTTGCTTCATATCATTACATGTTGACATCAATCGACTCGTTATGACGAGATCTATCTATCTGGCTTATTTGAGCTCATTTGAGCGTTGAAAAAGTTTTATGTGAACACTTATTTCCTAAATTACCAGCGGCTACAAAATATTGAATCAGACTATGAGATAATTGCGGCTTGAGGATATGTGACATTTGGTGCGAATGAAATGATACGGATACAGATACATAAGTTTGTGGCTAAGTATTCGTAAAATATCCATTGCGGCAAACgagtgcgtgtaaagaggtgCCTTGGATTTTCGATCATGCCTcagcagagcaattagcgatggtgcgaaGAAGGGATTTATTTTCGTAGCTATCTAAATAGCGCTGACTCTGCTCACCTACCGCTAGATAGACATCAAACGCTGCATCACTGCGTAGGTTATAATTCAGGTTACAACCTATGCAGGTTATTTAGTTAGGTCATATAAGTTCCCGCTAGGTTATAATTCACGAGCTACCAAATTGTTCTGAAGGGTCAGACACATCCACTGggattttgtgatgtgagatATGAGATGAGCTGTTCACAAATTTGTAACCGTACCAGAAGCgagagaaattttcacatGAAATACGAAAGAAAGATGCATccaatagcttcaaattacgtatgtgaaaatttttgttgaaattggAACACTccaattttgaaaagtaacgAGAATGAGGGTAATCGTTATCGTGTAAGtcccaaggttttttttagcctaatttatttcctgaCAGatggaccttctgtatctctgacatcttataagaaaaagagttaATAAGATAAGATTTTAATTTGTTCTGAAGGTAAAATCTAGACAAGGCTAGCTCCTGTCCTCTTTCTTCAAAACCACACAAAATGATAAATACTTCTAACtacattctttttaatttattcaataatttcGACAACTTACACCATTCTTTTTTACATGTTTCCTTATAACTGTCtagttctttgcgtctctgtgcatagaagaacatctaagacggttgtctgcgtctctgtCAACGATTGGAGCATGACCTCAtcgagatatgttcgcgtatccccCGGCATGTCCACAGGACACgaaatgtctcggaggcatttgcggagaatccgccgggaccctctttaccgttccctcGCGGTGAACATATTGGCACCCCTTTCCTATGTATGTTAGGCAGTTCTAAGGTCTTTAGAAATGGGTTGGAGTGCCACATTTCAAGTTGATTAAAAGATTTGCTTTACAAACTAGAAAAGACAGTGCAGGATTTCATCCGAGGACTTTTTCTTTCCGGGAACATTTCGATTCCTCAggttcttctctgaaaatacggctcttttttttgagatcaaaCACAAACTTGCTCTATTCCATTGtttaatcaaatttttattagcTTTCAGCGATCTATGCCAAATGTTTCAGTTCCGAAACTTACTTTTCTGGAACACCATTTTTTCACCTTCAGTTGTTCAGTTCGACATCGAAATCGCCAAACTATGAGAGTTTAATGTGGATTTCAGCAGGCCAGAGTGAGAAAAATCTTACTGTTTGTACAAGTGACTGGTTTCCATGGCTCacagagaaaatttccatatttgACCCCGAAGAAATTATCTATACAACGATATCGGACTCATTTGGATTTTATGAGATTCAAAACTTCTCCTCCAAATCCCTCCCCCCCCATCAAGCAGGCATGTGTCGCGGTCTCAGAAGGGTCCGTCAGCTATCTCACCCTTCAGCAAGGTGATCCTTCCTATCTACTCTTGCAACATTGATGCAACTAGATTTCAAACAAGTACAGAGTAACGGGACACTGGCCTGCTGAAATCCACATTAAACTCTCATAGTTTGGCAATTTTGATGTCTTGGGAACTCCCATGTCCACCACATTTCTtattgaaaagagaatttgcATGAAAGAGGCGTGTAGAGGCCAAGAGCCCGGCGGGACGActgccattttcattttagtcCCCTaatccaaatcttccgatcgtGGGTTcctctcttcttcctcttaGTTTCGCGTTGATGTCTTCGAAAACATATTTGTAGAAGAACTCCTCATTGCGGATCTCTTACTCCAGCTTCTCATAGGCACGTCTAATTCGAATTCATCacctgctgatgttggtgagtaccAGTTGATgagacgacagatgggtgcacaacaaaacacaCACCTTTACAGTTAGTAACAAAACCAATTCTGcgcgaatgacgagtgtactgTCATTCATCCGTTGCACGTCGCTCCTGCTTTTGTTCTCTTGCAGGGCAATCAACGTGGAATTTGGTGCACTTTACACTTCTGGGAAGGACATGTGGATACAGCTTTCACGTTGTAAGAGCAAAGTCTCAGAGAATCTCCATGAGGAGTCATGCATGTGTCGACTCCATCCGCAATCAAATAAGTCCTGAATCAAATAAGTCCTGAGGTTTGATATCTTCCCAAAGACGGAAGTACTTAATGTGTAGAACATTGAGGCAGTGCGCATGCTGACCACCGCTAAGCTCCACCGCATCCTTCGAGTggagctgcttacgcaactgcatgtcgttttcacccgactatatctgTCTGTGTTTCCGACACAAATGTCGTGTTTACTGCCTGCATTTCTATACATTGGAACATTGAACTGGTGGAATATCGAGATAAAAAGCGCGACTAAACCTGCGATACAACATTTGAAATGGGTGACGCAACAGAATGTTCAGCGGCACTATTCCAAGCGGCAATGAGGGGGCATTGGCACTGCAGAGAAAATGTGGAACACCGCAAGGAAGCGATTATCGAGTTTCTGTCTTTGTAACATATGAAATTGTGTGGAACTTGTCAACTAGGTGTAGCTGGCGACGCTGGTCACGAGTACTCGTAGTCCGTAAACGATGTCCTCCTGGGGTGGTCGatttcatcagtttttttttcgaattcctgTTGCAAATTATAGCGCTTGTAGTTCCTGGCATGCGAGAAAATCTTGCCCACGGAGTTCTTGAGATGCCGATTGCGGGATATTGGTACGTTGCAGAGAAAGCCCTCAAGCTATTGTCGATATTATTGGTTTCGACCTTCATTTGCTATCAAGACAATGGAAACATTTCAACCAAACTTCTAACCAACtaaactagtttttttctgatcctAACTTGTGCTTACACAGTAAACTTCCAGACTTCTCGAACTGGGGTGAAATGTAAAATGTGGGACCACACTCCCCAGCTACATCTTCTCCCGAAGTGTCTCGAACAATTTATGGACTTTTTCTACGACTTGATTGTTAGATGTTTTGCAAGCACATATTGCTTCCCTACATTCCCGTTTATACTAAAGAAAAACAGTGCTATTAGCACGAGAAGCCGGCAAATGCGGCTGTTCGCGCTGGTAAAGGATAATAGAAAAAGTTGCCCTAAGCAAAGCTTTGACCACGAGGCGCTGCCAATCACATTGTAGCGCGTTTGCCACACATAGAAAATGACGCTTTCTTTCCAGGCGAAGAATTACCAGTGGGAAAGAGCGACGTAACCAATGTTGCCACATGCACAGAGATCAAGAAGGCAACACCCAGCGCGGTGACGGTCACCGAAGGTGCAACTATTGTCGCAAACATTCTCTTCTTATCATCTTCACGCTATATGTTTGCCCGTGCTTTTGTCTCGTTGTTACATTGAAGTCGGAAATTGTCAACCGCATGATCTTTATGGCTTCTCactaatatttctatttcgtAAAAAAAGATCCCTTATGAAGGAAGGAACCATCCAAATGTTTCTTAGTTCAGGATTTGTTGCACGGAAACGAAGGAAGATACTTATGGGACTATTCGAGACGAAATACTTATCCGCTTCTCAACTCAAAGGATTTGATTCATACAAGGTATGAGTTTCAGTAGCGTAAATTGATATTAAACGAGAATTGATTGCGCGCGCTTCATTTCAATGCAGCGCATTCCACATGTTTGTTTCGAGCTTCGCGAAGAATACTCTTGTACATTTCCAAACATAGAAGCTATTCCAGCTATGGTTCTTTTGCTACTTCTAGATTATGTCATCTATTTTATATCTTAGTCCGAATTGGATCCATGCATAAGTTGCGTGGTCCAAATTTAAGTATTTGTCTGGATTGGTTCTTCGTGGGTAGATCTTATCATTTTGATTGATGGGTGTGTTGCTCTCTATTGCGTTGTGTGCACAATGTATTCGCGTCAATTCTTGACAAGCAAAACACTGAGCAACAGCAGGTTAAAGTCcctaaagtgaaaaaaaaaacttaacttGTACTGGAATTCGCTatagctttttcttttctttataatAATCTTTATCTTTTCCTCTTTGCAGTACTCCTGTGTTGACACCAGTCCTATTTCTAAATACATATCGCATCCGTTCTGGAATTGGCTCGTAACTGtgagtttatttttcaaggaaatcttCATAACTTTAGTCTTCAACACTACTGTGCAGCGATAATGAGTAAGTTATGGTTACGTAGTAAGAGCACTCCAGTTTTGCTACTTGGTAAATTTTGAAGTAAGTGTGCAGCAGTCCTGTCCATACGGTTCAGTTCTATCCTCGAACATGGGCACCAAACGTTCTCACTCTTCTCGGGTGGTCCCTCGTGATGGCATGCTTCCTGGTTGAGTCCGTGCTTGATTATGATCTTACCGCAAACAGCGTTGGATCGGAGCAGCCTATTCCTGATTGGTAAGTGCTATGTTATTACGTGTTTTCTTTGGTAAGTaatcaaactttttttaatgcacATTTTTGTGCCGGTTTCTGTTGGGTGCATTCTTTTGAATGACCTCCGACGAAGTGGATGTTTTCAACGTGTCTGCTCCGATGatgttaaccgctacacttaTTATGCTAAGGTTCTGGATGTTCGCTGCAATTTGTACGTGGCTAGGATACACTTTAGATGGGACTGACGGCAAGCAAGCAAGACGTATCGGAGCCTCTGGGCCAACAGGAGAATTATGTGTGTTCttgcttcaaattttgaaaagtcgCTTTGTTTT
The Necator americanus strain Aroian chromosome I, whole genome shotgun sequence genome window above contains:
- a CDS encoding hypothetical protein (NECATOR_CHRI.G3087.T3), with product MEINTERFYSNLFRSSTPVSSPIIPTGEAPPRVLPSEVRVAIKSMKPGTAPGPDFISADFLRAGGHPLHVILPAHMTSYLQKERIPDQRKTSRSVLIHKKKIITRISRTLDEAQPQEQAGFRQGFSCFDHIQTVSRVIEVCREYRLPLVLIFVDYEKAFDSVETNAILSALVDQGVDASYVRTLANCYERCTTRIQLFHRPLTIPIGKGVRQGDTISPKLFTAALQWIMKSLSWEERGIRVDGRFLSNLRFTDDIVLFSSSTNEAETMLNELNEAGKRIGLRINRKKTQFMKNAHCEDGGVQLEGSQIVETPSYVYLRRSMNMENDLKEELNRRMRAAWAAFAAVSEATDQMTDQDLRVHLFNSTVLPALCYAAETWADTAATSRKVLTTHRALERCFLKFNRRTQHLAGLRSSDVRGMSRLRDPAEYV
- a CDS encoding hypothetical protein (NECATOR_CHRI.G3087.T1), with the translated sequence MEINTERFYSNLFRSSTPVSSPIIPTGEAPPRVLPSEVRVAIKSMKPGTAPGPDFISADFLRAGGHPLHIITRISRTLDEAQPQEQAGFRQGFSCFDHIQTVSRVIEVCREYRLPLVLIFVDYEKAFDSVETNAILSALVDQGVDASYVRTLANCYERCTTRIQLFHRPLTIPIGKGVRQGDTISPKLFTAALQWIMKSLSWEERGIRVDGRFLSNLRFTDDIVLFSSSTNEAETMLNELNEAGKRIGLRINRKKTQFMKNAHCEDGGVQLEGSQIVETPSYVYLRRSMNMENDLKEELNRRMRAAWAAFAAVSEATDQMTDQDLRVHLFNSTVLPALCYAAETWADTAATSRKGRATMLLNYTFSVEYINTKDFGQGDALLRLVSSQSSTVEETTQSSFMPKQDENAYKKFGLLAYDGFRHRKTRQDLPKMCIRGKGYGPTTDDTIYLTWRPTPSGRSSHRISSLHSAVPEESSTFVRRHSIHKGTDKENALCRPSKKDSPGEGCRLQTELDLMLLSRDLTNGARYVKMESQSNRRNGARRRSFKINDAIFAKDYRVRKPTWTLDFITRHTTYTVRAGNEVWTQHAKPVAIQDRHNGE
- a CDS encoding hypothetical protein (NECATOR_CHRI.G3088.T1); its protein translation is MDDRWVHNKTNTAYISQRNLLSTNDECTVVHLSYVAPSALGLLQSNHVKFDTLCSSEKGMQQYQPISIINCYSPTSAADDSELDVFYEELEEVIRKEKSFYKFVVGDFNAKLAKAIEEEYRIRRFGLGNQNGNGNRLAGLLSAARLFYGNSLFMKKDHRRWTWESPNGATRAEIDHILTNRRWCQLDVSVVPSFCSGPGHRLLRAKIRLSHTMEKKICYRQRRRKAVVCDDCVLEDSLSQGDWHIEEDPNVDYKMLLRTLGTCAEHASMPRTTTWIEFRRPPRNCWKEEGL